The Bacillota bacterium genome includes a window with the following:
- a CDS encoding MBL fold metallo-hydrolase, translating to MEPTINLIKHAGVQILWENLVIYIDPWEMPESVKDKADLVLVTHPHYDHLSPEDIERIKGEDTVVIGPAGTAEEVAGAKEVAPGDKIEVKGIQVEAVPAYNNNKSFHEKKNNWVGYILRLGETRVYHAGDTDFIPEMADLEVDIALLPVGGTYTMNVEQAVQAAEAINPKVAIPMHYGDLVGNEEDGKEFARRFDRAKLLPKVTS from the coding sequence ATGGAACCGACAATCAATCTCATCAAGCATGCCGGGGTGCAGATCCTTTGGGAGAACCTGGTGATTTACATCGATCCCTGGGAGATGCCCGAATCAGTCAAGGACAAAGCGGACCTTGTCCTGGTTACGCATCCCCACTATGATCATCTTTCACCGGAAGACATTGAGAGAATCAAAGGAGAAGATACCGTTGTGATCGGTCCTGCGGGCACCGCCGAGGAAGTTGCCGGGGCCAAGGAAGTGGCTCCCGGGGACAAGATCGAGGTGAAGGGGATCCAGGTCGAAGCCGTTCCCGCGTATAACAACAACAAGAGCTTTCACGAGAAGAAGAATAATTGGGTTGGATATATCCTCCGGCTAGGGGAGACGCGGGTTTACCATGCCGGGGATACGGACTTCATCCCCGAGATGGCGGACCTGGAAGTGGACATCGCCCTGTTGCCCGTGGGCGGCACCTATACTATGAATGTAGAGCAGGCGGTCCAGGCCGCCGAGGCTATTAACCCCAAGGTAGCCATTCCTATGCACTATGGAGACTTGGTCGGCAATGAGGAAGATGGCAAGGAGTTCGCCAGACGCTTCGATCGGGCTAAGCTCTTGCCTAAGGTTACCAGTTAA